One segment of Gemmatimonadales bacterium DNA contains the following:
- a CDS encoding thymidine kinase yields MYQGARTGWIEVIAGVMFAGKSEELIRRVRRAVIARRRVQVFKSHVDSRYAGLYSVSSHDGKELDATPVDSAAEIYRLARADTALIAIDEAQFLDRGIVGVATALAGRGTRVLLAGTDTDFRGEPFGPMGDLMAVAETVDKLQAICVVCGDLACRNQRLVDGRPARWDAPTIMVGGHESYEARCRRCHEVPRVDEDQVKLL; encoded by the coding sequence ATGTATCAGGGAGCCCGCACCGGCTGGATCGAGGTGATCGCCGGCGTCATGTTCGCGGGCAAGAGCGAGGAGCTGATCCGCCGGGTGCGGCGCGCCGTGATCGCGCGGCGCCGGGTGCAGGTATTCAAGTCGCACGTCGACAGCCGGTACGCCGGCCTCTACAGCGTCTCCAGCCACGACGGCAAGGAGCTGGACGCGACCCCGGTGGACTCGGCGGCAGAGATCTACCGGCTCGCCCGCGCGGACACGGCGCTCATCGCGATCGACGAGGCGCAGTTTCTCGACCGCGGCATCGTGGGCGTGGCCACCGCGCTCGCGGGCCGCGGCACGCGGGTGCTGCTCGCCGGCACCGACACCGACTTCCGCGGCGAGCCGTTCGGGCCGATGGGTGACTTGATGGCCGTGGCGGAGACGGTGGACAAGCTGCAGGCGATCTGCGTCGTGTGCGGCGATCTCGCGTGCCGCAACCAGCGGCTGGTGGACGGCCGCCCCGCGCGGTGGGACGCGCCGACGATCATGGTGGGCGGGCACGAGAGCTACGAGGCGCGCTGCCGCCGCTGCCACGAGGTGCCGCGGGTGGATGAAGACCAGGTGAAGCTGCTGTGA
- the coaE gene encoding dephospho-CoA kinase (Dephospho-CoA kinase (CoaE) performs the final step in coenzyme A biosynthesis.) produces MTLNVALTGNIAAGKSAVSQLFRSWGATIIDTDRLAREAQRPGGPVLAAIAARFGADVVATGGTLDRALLRRRVMGDPVELAALNAIVHPEVRRRLDELFREAVARGDAIVVTDIPLLFEAADPAAYDVVVLVDAPESVRRARLIGERSLSAAEADAMIASQMPSEQKRARSDYVIDNAGSRAALEQAARDVWSALQTDRSQ; encoded by the coding sequence GTGACGTTGAACGTGGCGCTCACGGGCAACATCGCCGCCGGCAAGTCGGCGGTATCCCAACTGTTCCGGAGCTGGGGCGCTACGATCATCGACACCGATCGGCTGGCGCGTGAGGCGCAGCGGCCCGGTGGCCCCGTGCTCGCGGCGATCGCGGCGCGGTTCGGCGCGGACGTGGTGGCCACCGGTGGCACGCTCGACCGCGCGCTGCTCCGGCGCCGGGTGATGGGCGACCCGGTCGAGCTAGCGGCGCTCAACGCGATCGTCCATCCCGAGGTCCGCCGCCGGCTCGACGAGCTCTTCCGCGAGGCGGTGGCCCGCGGCGACGCGATCGTCGTGACCGACATCCCGCTCCTCTTCGAGGCGGCCGATCCCGCCGCGTACGACGTCGTCGTGCTGGTGGACGCGCCCGAGTCGGTGCGGCGGGCGCGGCTCATCGGCGAGCGGTCGCTCAGCGCGGCGGAGGCGGACGCGATGATCGCGTCGCAGATGCCGTCCGAGCAGAAGCGCGCGCGGAGCGACTACGTGATCGACAATGCGGGCAGCCGCGCCGCGCTGGAGCAGGCGGCGCGCGACGTGTGGAGCGCTTTGCAGACGGACCGGTCGCAGTGA
- a CDS encoding glycosyl hydrolase: MNPPTFDRPARMPMARALVAFGLVLLLAAPPAPAQGVSQRVAKGFAQGFDPALFRELTWRPIGPYRGGRTKAAVGVPGHPGLFYIGAVNGGVFKTTDFGRTWTPIFDDEPTGSIGAIAVAPSNPDVIYVGSGEGLQRPDLSTGDGIYKSTDAGRTWTHLGLRDGQQIPQIAVDPHNPDRLFVAVLGHPYGPNAERGIFRSTDGGKTFEKVLYKDENTGGIDIVMAPDDPNTLYAALWESRQAPWENGQWQGPGTGLYKTTDGGDHWTPIMRGLPTFKQGLGRIGIGIAPSLPGRLFLSVDEIHGNAVFRSDDAGASWRRMTTDQRINQRASDFAEVKVDPTNPDIVYTTTIVVWRSTDGGTTWHMLRGAPGGDDYHRIWIDPRDPRTILIASDQGAIITVNGGESWSSWYNQPTAQFYHVSTDNAWPYRVCGGQQESGSACVASRGDDGEITFRDWHPVGAEEYGYVAADPLDPDLVFGGRLTVYDRRTGQTRDVAPKPFRDSTYRELRTAPALFSPVNPRKLYFASNTVWETTDGGTHWREISPDLTRRDSTVPPSVGTYAHDSDAVARHPGVVYTLAPSYLRENILWAGSDDGLIHVTFDGGRHWKNVTPRQVRPWAKISLMDASHFDTLTAYAAVNTFRLDDLRPHIYRTRDGGGSWIEITAGIDSGAAVNVVREDPVRRGLLFAGSETQVWVSFDDGDHWQSLRGNMPATSIRDLVVKGADLVAGTHGRGFWILDDISPLRQLGAAALADPAHLFRPALATRVRLSTYTDTPLPPDEPTAPNPPAGAIIDYHLSGSASDMSLEIVDASGKPVRRYERGLNPDPNPRNLVNVPDYWVAPSPFLSAEPGLHRFVWDLRYPWPRADLEDFTYPISAVPGRTRPQPRGPFVLPGRYTVRLTVDGRTYTQPLVVRMDPRVKTPMDGLRRQLALSQRLVAGIERAAALSPDSAAGTAPSATVDTARVNKVRGELVELLESMQGADVAPTLQQERAARERLDYLDCVAASRSSCSATH, from the coding sequence ATGAACCCTCCGACGTTCGACCGTCCCGCGCGCATGCCGATGGCACGCGCGCTCGTCGCATTCGGGCTCGTGCTCCTCCTGGCGGCGCCGCCCGCGCCGGCGCAGGGCGTTTCGCAGCGCGTCGCGAAGGGATTCGCCCAGGGCTTCGACCCGGCGCTCTTCCGCGAGCTCACGTGGCGCCCCATCGGCCCCTACCGCGGCGGCCGCACCAAGGCGGCGGTGGGCGTGCCTGGCCATCCGGGCCTCTTCTACATCGGCGCCGTCAACGGCGGTGTCTTCAAGACCACCGATTTCGGCCGCACCTGGACCCCCATCTTCGACGACGAACCCACCGGCTCGATCGGCGCCATCGCGGTGGCGCCCTCGAATCCCGACGTGATCTACGTCGGCTCGGGCGAGGGCTTGCAGCGCCCCGACCTCTCGACCGGCGACGGCATCTACAAGTCCACCGACGCCGGCCGCACCTGGACCCACCTCGGCCTCCGCGACGGCCAGCAGATTCCGCAGATCGCCGTCGATCCGCACAATCCCGACCGGCTCTTCGTCGCCGTCCTCGGTCATCCGTATGGGCCCAACGCGGAGCGCGGCATTTTCCGCTCGACTGACGGGGGCAAGACCTTCGAGAAGGTGCTCTACAAGGACGAGAACACCGGCGGCATCGACATCGTGATGGCGCCCGACGACCCGAACACGCTCTACGCCGCGCTCTGGGAATCGCGCCAGGCGCCGTGGGAGAACGGCCAGTGGCAGGGCCCGGGCACCGGCCTCTACAAGACCACCGACGGCGGCGACCACTGGACGCCGATCATGCGCGGCCTCCCCACGTTCAAGCAGGGACTGGGCCGTATCGGGATCGGTATCGCGCCGAGCCTGCCTGGCCGGCTTTTTCTCTCGGTGGACGAGATCCACGGCAATGCCGTGTTCCGGAGCGACGACGCCGGCGCGAGCTGGCGCCGGATGACCACCGATCAGCGGATCAACCAGCGCGCCTCGGACTTTGCCGAAGTGAAGGTGGACCCGACCAATCCCGACATCGTCTACACCACGACGATCGTCGTCTGGCGCTCGACCGACGGCGGCACGACGTGGCACATGCTGCGCGGCGCGCCCGGCGGCGACGACTACCACCGCATCTGGATCGACCCCAGGGATCCGCGCACCATCCTCATCGCCTCCGACCAGGGCGCCATCATCACGGTGAACGGCGGCGAGAGCTGGAGCTCGTGGTACAACCAGCCCACCGCCCAGTTCTATCACGTGAGCACCGACAATGCCTGGCCGTATCGCGTCTGCGGCGGGCAGCAGGAGTCGGGCTCGGCGTGCGTCGCGAGCCGCGGCGACGACGGCGAGATCACCTTCCGCGACTGGCACCCGGTAGGCGCCGAGGAGTACGGCTACGTGGCGGCCGATCCGCTCGACCCCGATCTCGTGTTCGGCGGCCGGCTCACCGTGTACGACCGGCGCACCGGCCAGACCCGCGACGTGGCGCCCAAGCCGTTCCGCGATTCCACCTATCGCGAGCTGCGCACCGCGCCGGCGCTCTTCTCGCCGGTGAACCCGCGCAAGCTCTACTTCGCCTCGAACACGGTCTGGGAAACGACGGACGGCGGCACGCACTGGCGCGAGATCTCGCCCGACCTCACCCGCCGCGATTCGACCGTGCCGCCGAGCGTCGGCACTTACGCGCACGACTCGGACGCCGTCGCCCGTCACCCCGGCGTGGTGTACACGCTGGCGCCGTCGTATCTCCGGGAGAACATCCTCTGGGCCGGCTCTGACGACGGGCTCATCCACGTCACCTTCGACGGCGGGCGGCACTGGAAGAATGTGACGCCGCGCCAGGTCCGCCCGTGGGCCAAGATCTCGCTCATGGACGCCTCGCACTTCGACACGCTCACCGCGTACGCGGCGGTGAATACGTTCCGGCTCGATGACCTGCGCCCGCACATCTATCGCACGCGCGACGGCGGCGGGAGCTGGATCGAGATCACGGCGGGCATCGACTCGGGTGCGGCGGTGAACGTGGTGCGCGAAGACCCAGTGCGGCGTGGGCTGCTCTTTGCGGGAAGCGAGACGCAGGTGTGGGTGTCGTTCGACGACGGCGACCACTGGCAGTCGCTCCGCGGCAACATGCCGGCGACGTCGATCCGCGACCTCGTGGTGAAGGGCGCCGATCTCGTCGCCGGCACCCATGGGCGCGGGTTCTGGATCCTCGACGACATCTCGCCGCTCCGCCAGCTCGGCGCCGCGGCGCTCGCCGATCCGGCGCATCTCTTCAGGCCCGCGCTCGCGACGCGCGTGAGACTTTCGACCTACACCGACACGCCGCTTCCGCCCGACGAGCCGACCGCGCCGAACCCGCCGGCGGGCGCGATCATCGACTATCACCTGAGCGGTAGCGCGTCGGATATGTCGCTTGAGATCGTGGACGCAAGCGGCAAGCCGGTAAGGCGTTACGAGCGCGGCCTCAACCCCGATCCCAACCCGCGCAACCTGGTCAACGTGCCCGACTATTGGGTCGCGCCGTCGCCCTTTCTCTCGGCCGAGCCGGGCCTGCACCGCTTCGTGTGGGACCTGCGCTATCCGTGGCCCAGGGCCGATCTCGAGGACTTCACCTATCCGATCAGCGCAGTGCCGGGCCGCACTCGGCCGCAACCGCGCGGCCCGTTCGTGCTGCCGGGCAGGTACACCGTGCGGCTCACGGTCGACGGACGCACGTACACACAGCCGCTCGTAGTGCGGATGGACCCGCGGGTGAAGACACCGATGGACGGTTTGCGCCGCCAACTCGCGCTTTCACAACGGCTCGTGGCCGGCATCGAGCGCGCCGCGGCGCTGAGCCCCGATTCGGCCGCGGGCACGGCGCCGAGCGCGACGGTCGACACCGCCCGGGTGAACAAGGTCCGCGGCGAGCTGGTCGAGCTATTGGAATCGATGCAGGGCGCCGACGTCGCACCGACGCTCCAGCAGGAGCGCGCGGCGCGCGAGCGGCTGGATTATCTGGATTGCGTTGCGGCGTCGCGCTCCAGCTGCTCGGCCACCCACTGA
- a CDS encoding type II toxin-antitoxin system HicB family antitoxin — translation MTDVLRYKGYIGRVDVDADAGILHGRVINTRDMITFEGRSVAEAERAFHGSVDDYLEFCESRGEPPDKPFSGKFLVRVSAETHQAIAVAAAREGKSLNQWVAEQLERDAATQSR, via the coding sequence GTGACCGACGTTCTGCGCTACAAGGGATACATCGGACGGGTCGACGTCGATGCCGACGCCGGCATTCTCCACGGTCGGGTCATCAACACCCGCGACATGATCACGTTCGAGGGTCGAAGCGTCGCGGAGGCCGAGCGTGCCTTTCACGGTTCCGTCGATGACTACCTGGAATTCTGCGAATCGCGTGGCGAGCCGCCTGACAAGCCGTTTTCGGGGAAGTTCCTCGTGCGCGTGTCCGCCGAAACCCACCAGGCCATCGCGGTCGCGGCAGCCCGCGAGGGCAAGAGCCTCAATCAGTGGGTGGCCGAGCAGCTGGAGCGCGACGCCGCAACGCAATCCAGATAA
- a CDS encoding type II toxin-antitoxin system HicA family toxin, with the protein MAALSRRHLCILEQVFEHPTRADLEREEATALLRALGAELSEGRGSRLRVHLGGVRAVFHRPHPGKELRKYAVEDLRDYLKRTGITP; encoded by the coding sequence ATGGCCGCGTTGAGTCGGCGCCATCTGTGCATCCTGGAGCAGGTGTTCGAACACCCGACCAGGGCCGACCTCGAGCGGGAGGAGGCCACGGCGCTCTTGCGGGCGCTCGGTGCCGAGTTGAGCGAAGGCAGGGGATCGCGGTTGCGCGTGCATTTGGGAGGCGTGCGCGCCGTTTTCCACCGGCCGCATCCGGGCAAGGAGTTGCGGAAGTACGCGGTCGAGGATCTGCGAGACTATCTGAAACGTACGGGGATAACACCGTGA
- the gcvH gene encoding glycine cleavage system protein GcvH, translating into MANIPDDLRYTSEHEYVRAGKDGVVTVGITDYAQGELGDVVFLELPKVGARVNAHEPFGTIEAVKAVSELFSPLAGEVVEVNGALDKDPAAVNRDPYGEGWMVKLRPDDAKAMDTLLTPAAYKTHIGE; encoded by the coding sequence ATGGCCAACATCCCCGACGACCTCCGCTACACCAGCGAACACGAATACGTCCGCGCCGGCAAGGACGGCGTCGTCACCGTCGGCATCACCGACTACGCGCAGGGCGAGCTGGGCGACGTGGTGTTTCTCGAGCTGCCCAAGGTCGGCGCCCGCGTGAACGCGCACGAGCCGTTCGGCACCATCGAGGCGGTGAAGGCCGTCTCCGAGCTGTTCAGCCCGCTCGCGGGCGAAGTGGTCGAGGTGAACGGCGCGCTCGACAAGGACCCGGCCGCCGTGAACCGCGATCCCTACGGCGAGGGCTGGATGGTGAAGCTCCGCCCCGATGACGCCAAGGCGATGGACACGCTGCTCACCCCTGCCGCGTACAAGACCCACATCGGCGAGTAA
- the gcvP gene encoding aminomethyl-transferring glycine dehydrogenase: MTASLPRSEPQRSDAPRPDGRPDGHPERRFLPRPERFTYRHIGPRPEDLHEMLETVGYASMDDFIDAVVPEEIRLRRPLALPKGRAEREVLRALRALAAQNQVFRSYLGMGYYGTFTPQVIQRNIFENPGWYTAYTPYQAEISQGRLEALLNFQTVVSDLTGLEIANASLLDEATAAAEAMTMTEAVVNRKDARVYLVDEGCHPQTLAVMRTRARARGLTVREGRAEEFHFGPDVIGALVQYPATDGRIADFSDVCRCAHEAGALVTVATDLLALTLLTPPGEWGADIAVGSSQRFGVPMGYGGPHAAFFATRDRYKRHMPGRIIGVSQDVSGRPALRMALQTREQHIRRDKATSNICTAQVLLAVMASMYAVYHGPDGLRRIAARVHGHAVLLATALRRLGYVLVHDAFFDTLAIEVERWAQPGILDNARAKRINVRVLSPTRVGVAVDETVTLGDVADLISIFALDETLPFMLDQVAVHAQSAIPDSVRRTSAFLTHPVFHLHRSETEMLRYIKRLEARDLSLADAMIPLGSCTMKLNATTEMMPLTWREFNRLHPFAPRDQSGGYLRLFQQLRYQLAEITGFAAVSLQPNAGSQGELTGLLVIRAWHESRGDHGRKVCLIPTSAHGTNPASAVMAGFQVVPVKSDARGNIDLADLRAKARKHSAELAALMVTYPSTHGVFEPSIREICRTVHEAGGQVYLDGANLNAQVGLCRPGDYGADVCHLNLHKTFAIPHGGGGPGMGPIAVAEHLAPFLPTHPLVRVGGPESFGTVAAAPWGSAAILPISWAYIALLGWDGLAEASKVAILNANYIAKRLEGHYPLLYAGANGLVAHECIIDTRPFKASADVDVEDIAKRIIDYGFHPPTVSFPVPGTLMIEPTESESKEELDRFCDALIGIREEIREIEQGRAPRGNNLLTNAPHTLEQVIADVWERPYPRERAAFPSAATRQHKIWPTVGRIDSAYGDRNLVCTCPPMEAYAS, encoded by the coding sequence GTGACGGCATCACTGCCGCGTTCTGAACCGCAGCGCTCCGACGCGCCGCGCCCCGACGGCCGCCCGGATGGCCATCCCGAGCGCCGCTTCCTTCCCCGCCCCGAGCGTTTCACCTACCGCCACATCGGCCCCCGTCCCGAAGACCTGCACGAAATGCTCGAGACGGTGGGCTACGCATCGATGGACGACTTCATCGACGCCGTGGTGCCCGAGGAGATCCGTCTCCGCCGCCCGCTGGCGCTCCCCAAAGGCCGCGCCGAGCGCGAGGTGCTGCGCGCCCTTCGCGCGCTCGCCGCGCAGAACCAGGTGTTCCGCTCCTACCTCGGCATGGGCTACTACGGCACCTTCACGCCCCAGGTGATCCAGCGAAACATCTTCGAGAACCCCGGCTGGTACACCGCGTACACGCCGTATCAGGCGGAGATCAGCCAGGGCCGGCTCGAGGCGCTGCTCAACTTCCAGACCGTCGTCTCCGACCTCACGGGTCTCGAGATCGCCAACGCATCGCTGCTCGACGAGGCCACCGCCGCGGCCGAGGCGATGACGATGACGGAGGCGGTGGTGAACCGGAAGGACGCACGGGTCTATCTGGTGGACGAGGGCTGCCACCCGCAGACGCTCGCGGTGATGCGCACCCGTGCGCGCGCCCGCGGGCTCACCGTGCGCGAGGGCCGGGCGGAAGAGTTCCACTTCGGCCCCGACGTGATCGGCGCGCTGGTGCAGTATCCCGCCACCGACGGCCGCATCGCCGACTTCAGCGACGTCTGCCGCTGTGCGCACGAGGCGGGCGCGCTCGTCACCGTCGCCACCGATCTGCTCGCCCTCACGCTGCTCACGCCGCCCGGCGAGTGGGGCGCCGACATCGCCGTCGGCAGCTCGCAGCGCTTTGGCGTGCCGATGGGGTACGGCGGCCCGCACGCCGCGTTCTTCGCCACGCGCGACAGGTACAAGCGACACATGCCGGGCCGCATCATCGGCGTGTCGCAGGACGTCTCCGGCCGGCCCGCGCTTCGCATGGCGCTCCAGACGCGCGAGCAGCATATCCGGCGCGACAAGGCGACCAGCAACATCTGCACGGCGCAGGTGCTGCTCGCGGTGATGGCAAGCATGTACGCCGTCTACCACGGGCCCGACGGCCTCCGGCGCATTGCCGCGCGGGTACACGGGCACGCGGTGCTGCTCGCGACGGCGCTCCGCCGCCTGGGCTACGTGCTGGTGCACGATGCCTTCTTCGACACCCTCGCCATCGAGGTCGAGCGCTGGGCCCAGCCCGGCATCCTCGACAACGCGCGCGCCAAGCGGATCAACGTCCGGGTGCTCTCGCCCACGCGCGTGGGTGTGGCGGTCGACGAGACCGTCACCCTCGGCGACGTGGCCGATCTCATCTCGATCTTCGCGCTCGACGAGACGCTCCCCTTCATGCTGGACCAGGTGGCGGTGCACGCGCAGTCGGCCATTCCCGATTCGGTCCGCCGCACCAGCGCGTTTCTCACCCATCCCGTCTTCCACCTGCACCGCTCGGAGACGGAGATGCTGCGCTATATCAAGCGGCTCGAGGCGCGCGACCTGTCGCTCGCCGACGCGATGATTCCGCTCGGCTCGTGCACCATGAAGCTCAACGCCACGACCGAGATGATGCCGCTCACGTGGCGCGAGTTCAACCGGCTGCATCCCTTCGCCCCGCGCGACCAGAGCGGCGGATACCTCCGGCTCTTCCAGCAGCTTCGCTACCAGTTGGCCGAGATCACCGGGTTCGCGGCGGTGTCGCTGCAGCCGAACGCGGGGTCGCAGGGCGAGCTGACCGGGTTGCTCGTGATCCGCGCCTGGCACGAGTCGCGCGGCGATCACGGGCGCAAGGTCTGCCTCATCCCCACCTCGGCGCACGGCACCAACCCGGCGAGCGCGGTGATGGCGGGCTTTCAGGTGGTGCCGGTCAAGTCGGACGCGCGCGGCAACATCGATCTCGCCGACCTCCGCGCCAAGGCAAGGAAGCACTCGGCCGAGCTGGCGGCGCTCATGGTGACGTATCCCTCGACCCACGGCGTGTTCGAGCCGTCGATCCGGGAGATCTGCCGCACGGTGCACGAGGCCGGCGGCCAGGTGTATCTCGACGGCGCCAATCTCAATGCGCAGGTGGGTCTCTGCCGTCCGGGCGACTACGGCGCGGACGTATGTCACCTCAACCTGCACAAGACGTTCGCCATTCCACACGGCGGCGGCGGGCCCGGCATGGGGCCGATTGCCGTGGCGGAGCACCTCGCGCCGTTCCTGCCGACGCATCCGCTGGTGCGGGTGGGCGGGCCGGAGTCGTTCGGCACCGTTGCGGCGGCGCCGTGGGGGAGTGCGGCGATTCTCCCCATCTCGTGGGCCTACATCGCGCTGCTCGGCTGGGACGGGCTGGCCGAAGCGAGCAAGGTGGCGATCCTCAACGCGAACTACATCGCGAAGCGGCTCGAGGGGCACTATCCGTTGCTCTATGCGGGCGCCAACGGGCTGGTGGCGCACGAGTGCATCATCGACACCCGGCCGTTCAAGGCGAGCGCGGACGTGGACGTGGAGGACATCGCGAAGCGGATCATCGACTACGGGTTCCATCCGCCGACGGTGTCGTTTCCGGTGCCGGGGACGCTCATGATCGAGCCCACCGAGAGCGAATCCAAGGAGGAGCTGGACCGGTTCTGCGACGCGCTGATCGGGATTCGGGAGGAGATCCGCGAAATCGAACAAGGGCGCGCGCCGCGGGGCAACAACTTGCTCACCAACGCGCCGCATACGCTGGAGCAGGTGATCGCCGATGTGTGGGAGCGGCCGTATCCGCGCGAGCGCGCTGCGTTTCCTAGCGCCGCGACTCGGCAGCACAAGATCTGGCCCACGGTGGGGCGGATCGACAGTGCGTATGGGGATCGGAATCTCGTCTGCACCTGCCCGCCCATGGAGGCGTACGCGTCGTAG